From the genome of Virgibacillus siamensis, one region includes:
- the ltrA gene encoding group II intron reverse transcriptase/maturase — MQYHFDSLYAQSANGQNFYGLIDLMQADDNIRLAYRNIKRNTGSKTAGYDGLTIEDIKHFSVSEVVSTIQRMFEHYTPKAVRRVFIPKANGKTRPLGIPTIWDRLFQQCILQVLEPICEAKFYKHSYGFRPNRNTHHAKARFETLINRACLYHCVDVDIKGFFDNVDHAKLIKQMWSLGIRDKALLSIISRLLKAEIIGEGFPTKGTPQGGILSPILSNIVLNELDWWVSNQWESFETQKLYKTKLGRYNALKQSNLKHCYIVRYADDFKILCRTRSQAIKMYYAVKDFLETRLHLEISKEKSKVVNLKKNSSEFLGFRLKAHLKRTNTRTLYVARSHMTKKALKNAQIKLKQAIKVIQKHQSPENVWRFNTVIIGIQNYYSAASRITDDLITLNHRLHKTLYNRLNEMEKEATLQDFTKTLQKRYKGYECKFYKIKGMVLAPIHAQRCKVNLNFSQTICNYTIEGRNKIHKNLRAINKQTLARVMRQFIPNRSIEYNDNRISRFIAQYGKCAVTGIELGVDDWHCHHKTPYHFTRDDSYSNLMILHQSVHRLIHMKSHEKIKMLLNALSLDEKQLGKVNELRKQCLNEAI, encoded by the coding sequence ATGCAATACCATTTTGATTCTTTATATGCTCAAAGTGCTAATGGTCAAAATTTTTATGGACTAATAGATTTAATGCAAGCTGATGATAATATTCGATTAGCTTACCGCAATATTAAACGAAATACTGGCAGTAAAACCGCTGGTTATGATGGATTAACAATTGAAGATATAAAGCATTTTTCTGTATCAGAGGTTGTATCTACGATACAACGAATGTTTGAACACTATACCCCAAAAGCTGTTCGACGGGTATTCATTCCGAAGGCAAATGGAAAAACACGTCCATTGGGGATTCCGACTATTTGGGATAGGTTGTTCCAACAGTGTATCCTACAAGTGCTTGAACCGATTTGTGAAGCTAAGTTTTATAAACATAGTTATGGTTTTAGACCGAATCGCAATACACATCATGCGAAAGCTAGGTTTGAAACGCTCATCAATCGTGCATGCTTATATCACTGTGTTGATGTTGATATCAAGGGATTCTTTGACAATGTGGACCACGCCAAATTAATAAAACAAATGTGGTCACTGGGCATTCGCGACAAGGCGCTACTCTCCATTATCTCACGACTTTTAAAAGCTGAAATTATTGGAGAAGGTTTCCCAACGAAAGGTACACCCCAAGGGGGTATTTTATCCCCCATTCTATCTAACATTGTATTAAATGAACTAGATTGGTGGGTTAGTAATCAATGGGAAAGCTTTGAAACTCAGAAGCTATATAAAACGAAGCTCGGTAGATATAATGCATTAAAACAATCGAATTTAAAACATTGCTATATCGTAAGATATGCAGATGATTTTAAGATCCTTTGTCGAACACGTTCGCAAGCGATTAAGATGTATTATGCAGTAAAAGATTTTCTTGAAACAAGGCTACACCTTGAAATCAGTAAAGAAAAATCAAAAGTAGTCAATTTAAAGAAAAACTCATCAGAGTTTTTGGGTTTTCGTCTTAAAGCACATTTGAAAAGGACGAATACAAGGACTCTGTATGTTGCTCGCTCACATATGACAAAGAAAGCGCTGAAAAATGCACAGATAAAGTTAAAACAAGCAATAAAGGTAATTCAAAAACACCAATCACCTGAGAATGTTTGGCGCTTTAATACGGTTATAATTGGAATCCAAAATTATTACTCCGCAGCGTCACGAATTACAGATGACTTAATTACGCTGAACCATCGTCTTCATAAAACATTATACAATCGTTTAAATGAAATGGAAAAAGAAGCTACGCTTCAAGACTTCACCAAAACTTTACAGAAAAGGTATAAGGGATATGAATGTAAATTCTATAAAATAAAGGGAATGGTTCTTGCCCCTATCCATGCACAGCGCTGTAAAGTAAATCTTAATTTTTCTCAAACTATCTGTAATTACACCATAGAAGGTAGAAATAAAATTCATAAAAACCTGCGAGCTATTAATAAACAAACGCTCGCTCGTGTTATGAGGCAATTTATTCCTAACCGTTCCATTGAATATAATGATAATCGGATTAGCCGTTTTATCGCACAGTATGGGAAGTGTGCTGTCACAGGAATTGAATTAGGGGTGGATGATTGGCATTGTCATCATAAAACGCCATACCATTTCACAAGGGATGATTCGTACAGTAATTTAATGATATTGCATCAGTCCGTTCACCGCCTTATTCATATGAAAAGTCATGAGAAGATAAAAATGCTTTTAAATGCACTCAGTTTGGATGAAAAGCAACTCGGTAAGGTCAATGAATTGCGTAAGCAATGTCTGAATGAAGCTATCTGA
- a CDS encoding Hsp20/alpha crystallin family protein — MAGLIPFNRKNRNVVSASPRNPFNMIDDFFDEAFSDFPSLRRNLTTDPFKVDVRETDNEYLVEAELPGVKKEDINVNLSDDGRLSIAVNRNEDVESKDEDGNYIHRERRSEAMQRSLYLENAKPDGVSARLEDGLLKINVTKEEQANNDNTHRIEIE, encoded by the coding sequence ATGGCTGGATTGATTCCTTTCAACCGAAAAAATCGTAATGTGGTTAGTGCAAGCCCAAGGAATCCTTTCAACATGATTGATGACTTCTTTGATGAAGCCTTTAGTGATTTCCCGTCCCTTAGAAGAAACTTGACTACAGACCCATTCAAGGTTGATGTAAGGGAAACCGACAACGAATACCTGGTTGAGGCTGAACTTCCAGGGGTAAAAAAAGAAGACATTAATGTCAATTTAAGCGACGACGGTAGGCTTTCTATTGCTGTAAATCGAAACGAGGATGTTGAGAGCAAAGACGAAGATGGTAATTATATTCACAGGGAACGTCGTTCTGAGGCTATGCAACGTTCTCTTTATTTGGAAAACGCCAAACCAGATGGCGTCAGTGCAAGGTTGGAAGATGGTTTGCTCAAAATTAATGTGACCAAAGAAGAACAGGCGAATAACGATAACACGCATAGGATAGAAATCGAATAG
- a CDS encoding DUF3231 family protein produces the protein MNILQGKVKDIYKTLEEYLMNTQPNPELTSAEIASLWSNYLSDSMAVQTISYTLSQVEDEDIRSVLEFALSLSQQHVQFIENLFTNEQIAVPDGFSTQDVNLNAPRLYTDDFFLLYIQNLGKLGMTTYTMALSNAARSDIVQYFKQNLSTSADLLDQATQVKLTKGIFSRAPYIPKPERVEYINDQHYLSGGWFSDKRPLNAIEITNLYYNIERNRVGAALIMGFSQVAQSPEVRKYLVRGRDISEKHVNIFNKIMHNDHLSTPSVWDAQPTDSTESPFSDKLMMFHITTMNTAGIGQYGAAIGSSQRTDLIATYTRLTAEIAKYAEDGANLMIKNRWLEKPPQAPDRNQIARDKG, from the coding sequence ATGAATATTTTGCAGGGTAAGGTTAAAGATATTTATAAAACCTTGGAGGAATATCTTATGAATACACAGCCTAATCCTGAATTGACCTCGGCTGAAATCGCAAGTCTTTGGAGTAATTATTTAAGCGATTCAATGGCTGTACAGACTATTAGTTATACATTGAGCCAGGTTGAAGATGAAGACATACGCTCTGTATTGGAGTTTGCTTTAAGTTTATCCCAGCAACACGTCCAATTTATCGAAAACCTGTTTACCAATGAGCAAATTGCTGTACCCGATGGATTTTCAACCCAGGATGTGAATTTAAACGCACCAAGATTATACACCGATGATTTTTTCCTCTTGTATATCCAAAACTTAGGGAAATTAGGTATGACTACCTATACGATGGCTTTATCTAATGCCGCACGTTCTGATATTGTGCAATATTTTAAACAAAACTTAAGCACATCTGCAGACTTACTGGATCAAGCCACGCAAGTAAAATTAACAAAAGGGATTTTTTCAAGAGCCCCCTATATTCCCAAACCTGAAAGGGTCGAATACATTAACGACCAACATTATTTGAGTGGGGGATGGTTTAGTGACAAACGCCCGTTAAATGCCATTGAAATTACGAATTTATATTACAATATTGAAAGGAATAGGGTGGGTGCAGCGCTGATTATGGGCTTTAGTCAGGTAGCCCAATCGCCAGAAGTTCGAAAGTATTTGGTACGGGGACGGGATATATCAGAAAAACACGTGAATATTTTCAATAAAATTATGCACAATGACCATCTTTCAACACCGTCAGTATGGGATGCTCAACCAACGGATTCAACCGAATCTCCGTTTTCGGACAAACTTATGATGTTCCATATTACAACAATGAACACAGCCGGGATTGGTCAATATGGGGCGGCAATTGGATCCAGTCAAAGGACTGACTTGATTGCAACGTACACTCGTCTTACAGCTGAAATTGCGAAATACGCCGAAGATGGTGCTAATCTTATGATTAAAAATCGATGGTTGGAAAAACCGCCCCAAGCACCGGATCGAAATCAAATTGCAAGAGATAAGGGTTAG
- a CDS encoding Hsp20/alpha crystallin family protein, with amino-acid sequence MSSLIPFNRKNRNVSNVTPTNPFNMIDDFFDDAFKDFPLARRNLVTDPFKVDIQETDNEYLVDAELPGIKKNDIDVTLNDEGRLTISVNREENVDTKDEDNNYIHQERRYDSMQRSLFLANAKTDDVKAKLEDGLLRITVGKDEQAVKDNSRKIEIE; translated from the coding sequence ATGTCAAGTTTAATACCTTTCAATAGAAAAAATCGAAATGTATCAAATGTGACACCAACAAACCCTTTTAACATGATTGACGACTTTTTTGATGATGCTTTTAAAGATTTTCCATTGGCCAGAAGAAACCTTGTTACAGATCCGTTCAAGGTAGATATTCAGGAAACAGATAATGAATATTTAGTAGATGCTGAACTTCCAGGGATAAAGAAAAATGATATTGATGTCACGTTAAATGATGAAGGTCGTTTAACTATCTCGGTGAACCGGGAAGAAAATGTTGATACGAAAGATGAAGATAACAACTATATTCATCAAGAAAGACGTTACGATTCAATGCAGCGTTCACTCTTTTTGGCAAATGCCAAGACCGATGATGTAAAGGCGAAGCTAGAAGATGGATTGCTGAGAATCACTGTGGGTAAAGATGAACAAGCAGTGAAGGATAATTCACGTAAAATTGAAATTGAATAA
- a CDS encoding GNAT family N-acetyltransferase has translation MVAIVLDRTNPSPVRESSNCMLIRYKKCYRKIAMGLLSFTLNKRDIKSLQKIVDQYENNPNWHLYLWKQSNNIIGAIGFKIKSDVNVIIQHVSVNPSYRSDEIGYKMIHEIIKQYGHKYDILPNNRNQNFFQLMC, from the coding sequence ATGGTTGCAATAGTTCTTGATAGAACAAATCCGTCACCTGTTAGGGAGAGTTCAAACTGTATGTTAATTCGTTATAAAAAATGCTACAGAAAAATTGCGATGGGTCTTCTTTCATTCACGTTGAATAAAAGAGATATCAAATCATTACAAAAAATTGTTGACCAATATGAGAATAACCCTAATTGGCATCTTTATCTTTGGAAACAGTCAAATAATATTATTGGAGCAATTGGTTTTAAAATTAAAAGTGACGTAAACGTGATTATCCAACACGTTTCAGTTAATCCTTCCTATAGAAGTGACGAAATTGGTTACAAAATGATTCATGAAATAATCAAACAATATGGTCATAAATATGACATTCTCCCAAATAATCGAAATCAAAATTTTTTTCAATTGATGTGTTAA
- a CDS encoding IS110 family transposase gives MDPVIGLDVAKGESQVQAFLQRKKTYKKSFKFAHDLQGLGMFYEFFREVKQVSGQSPAVIFESTGHYHEPVLQYLEEHGITYYLINPMVAHKAKQTSLRKVKTDKMDAFHLGELYYKEDLEAFQKKTVKTLNLRQLTRQHSALTESYVGIKLQFQTILDQVFPEYHHVFSNLYGNISLKTLLQYSTSYDVKNTTQEQLATDMYQIGAKRSYAWFLDKAQQLKDAAERNPFQERIYHGHLISLRMYIQMIFQYQEHLSKMREEIDALAATFEDYKLIQSIPGVGGKIAATIISEIGEIDQFPHPKKLAAYAGIDPEVFESGKFKATINCITKRGSSRLRQSLYSAVQCGIAKNRNTKLRAFYDRKREEGKPHKVTVIACANKLIHWIHAMLKRKEVFVDQ, from the coding sequence ATGGACCCTGTCATTGGCCTGGATGTTGCGAAAGGTGAAAGCCAGGTCCAAGCCTTTTTACAAAGGAAAAAAACGTATAAGAAAAGCTTTAAATTCGCACATGATTTACAAGGGCTAGGTATGTTTTATGAATTTTTCCGGGAGGTGAAGCAAGTTTCCGGACAATCTCCAGCTGTTATATTTGAATCGACTGGGCACTATCATGAGCCTGTGCTGCAATATCTTGAAGAGCATGGAATCACCTATTATTTAATCAACCCAATGGTTGCACACAAGGCAAAACAGACAAGCCTGCGCAAAGTGAAGACAGATAAAATGGATGCTTTCCATCTGGGGGAGCTTTACTACAAAGAAGATTTGGAAGCGTTCCAAAAGAAAACGGTAAAAACCCTGAATCTGCGCCAATTAACAAGGCAACATAGTGCTTTAACCGAAAGCTATGTCGGAATCAAACTTCAATTTCAAACAATCTTGGATCAGGTATTCCCAGAATATCATCATGTTTTCAGTAATTTATATGGCAACATTTCATTGAAAACGTTGCTCCAATATTCAACATCTTACGATGTCAAAAACACAACACAAGAGCAATTAGCCACTGATATGTACCAGATTGGGGCGAAACGTTCTTATGCATGGTTTTTGGATAAAGCACAACAATTAAAAGATGCAGCAGAACGCAATCCATTTCAAGAACGTATCTACCATGGTCATCTTATTAGCTTGCGTATGTACATTCAGATGATTTTTCAATACCAAGAGCATCTATCCAAAATGAGAGAAGAGATAGATGCCCTGGCTGCAACCTTTGAGGATTATAAACTGATTCAGTCAATTCCCGGGGTTGGAGGTAAGATTGCCGCCACAATCATCTCCGAAATTGGGGAAATCGATCAGTTTCCTCATCCGAAAAAATTGGCTGCCTACGCAGGCATAGATCCGGAAGTTTTTGAATCAGGCAAGTTTAAAGCCACCATCAATTGTATCACGAAAAGAGGCTCGTCAAGATTACGTCAATCTCTCTATTCAGCAGTGCAATGCGGAATAGCGAAAAATCGTAACACAAAGCTACGAGCTTTTTATGATAGAAAACGCGAAGAAGGTAAACCACATAAAGTAACTGTCATTGCCTGTGCCAATAAACTAATTCATTGGATCCATGCCATGTTAAAACGCAAAGAAGTCTTTGTAGATCAATAA
- a CDS encoding VWA domain-containing protein translates to MRLKLRGYIWILLIMVLLMIIAVGCSSESDSTKTAENDQKQETSKEEKKDNTDIKNEKEKKNASTMNTDFFKDLPEPPTTLKGILDYPTGKFSGEKFEANAEEIKKVLDKFPEPGEKINQKMVDKYWKKLVHMFAEDYPDPQNVVAKWGAYAFGSPDIKDPRYQFKENYNVEIILDSSGSMAAKQGSMTRMELAKEAIQDFVSELPEDANVGLRVYGFKGSGSEADKKLSCSSNKLVYGIKPYKKNKFKKALNSFSPAGWTPLADAIKFAKKDLSGLKSKNNTNIIYIVSDGIGTCGGNPVKQAKSLAGSNIKPIVNVIGFDVKNEGQKQLKAIAEAAKGTYTNVQNQAELQEEFARSAEIASKWRMWKANSMSEARSENVKRAQMMRDIRGKWSDKLMREYLNYDKALDYLDYELEKISADFASAVYDKREKRIDNLRRLKQQIWDNLGKIKSEDFEQAKKKIQKKYNLNTKNE, encoded by the coding sequence GTGAGATTGAAACTTAGAGGGTATATATGGATTTTATTAATTATGGTTCTACTTATGATTATTGCTGTCGGATGTTCATCGGAATCGGATAGTACTAAAACTGCGGAGAATGATCAGAAACAGGAAACTTCTAAGGAAGAGAAGAAAGACAATACGGATATAAAGAATGAAAAAGAGAAGAAAAATGCATCAACTATGAATACTGATTTTTTTAAGGATTTACCTGAGCCACCAACTACATTGAAGGGTATTCTCGATTATCCAACGGGCAAATTTTCTGGTGAAAAATTTGAAGCAAACGCTGAAGAAATTAAAAAGGTACTGGACAAATTTCCCGAACCGGGTGAGAAGATTAATCAAAAAATGGTAGATAAATATTGGAAAAAACTCGTTCATATGTTTGCTGAAGACTACCCGGATCCACAAAACGTTGTTGCAAAATGGGGAGCATATGCATTTGGCAGCCCCGATATTAAGGACCCGAGATATCAGTTTAAAGAAAATTATAATGTTGAGATTATCCTGGATTCTAGCGGAAGCATGGCAGCCAAACAGGGTAGTATGACGAGAATGGAATTAGCTAAGGAGGCAATTCAAGATTTTGTAAGCGAATTGCCAGAAGATGCAAATGTAGGGCTTCGAGTATATGGATTTAAAGGAAGCGGCTCTGAAGCGGACAAGAAACTTTCCTGCTCTAGCAATAAACTTGTTTATGGAATTAAACCTTATAAGAAGAATAAGTTTAAAAAAGCTTTAAACAGCTTTAGTCCTGCGGGATGGACACCCCTGGCAGATGCCATCAAATTTGCTAAAAAGGATTTATCCGGATTAAAAAGTAAAAATAATACAAACATTATTTATATTGTAAGTGATGGAATTGGTACGTGTGGTGGCAATCCTGTCAAACAAGCGAAAAGTTTGGCGGGGAGCAATATAAAACCAATTGTCAATGTAATTGGTTTCGATGTGAAAAATGAAGGTCAAAAGCAGCTTAAAGCTATTGCAGAAGCGGCAAAAGGTACTTATACAAACGTTCAGAATCAGGCAGAGTTACAGGAAGAGTTTGCTAGATCTGCTGAAATCGCAAGTAAATGGCGTATGTGGAAAGCAAACTCCATGAGTGAAGCAAGATCCGAAAATGTGAAACGTGCTCAAATGATGCGGGATATCCGGGGAAAGTGGAGTGATAAGCTTATGCGTGAATATCTTAACTATGATAAAGCTCTGGATTATTTAGATTATGAGTTAGAGAAGATAAGTGCGGATTTTGCATCAGCAGTTTATGACAAGAGAGAAAAGAGGATAGATAATCTAAGACGATTAAAACAACAAATTTGGGACAATCTGGGGAAAATAAAATCAGAAGACTTCGAACAAGCCAAGAAAAAAATTCAAAAAAAGTATAATCTAAACACGAAAAATGAATAG
- a CDS encoding MerR family transcriptional regulator, giving the protein MGELAKLTGLTVRTLRYYDQIGLFSPSAYSDSGHRLYNKSDLSKLQQILSLKHIGLSLEDVQSVLAGSDSYSASEVLSIQITRLKEDIQVQQTLLSELTNALTLIQNQRSLSVEELTKLLGVMKMNREKYFTKDQLDQMKKQYESMDKDELKKAEQKFDLVMEKLRNHMEQGTPATDKDVQSLAKQWQELTGMFAPQNDPEFIKAAEQFHAENPGNELQHGVDAETYQYINKAMQCNKDA; this is encoded by the coding sequence GTGGGAGAACTGGCAAAACTAACAGGATTAACGGTAAGGACCTTGCGTTATTATGATCAAATCGGATTGTTTTCTCCTTCCGCTTATTCCGATTCCGGTCACCGGCTTTATAATAAATCGGATCTCTCAAAGCTGCAGCAAATCCTGTCCTTAAAGCACATTGGCTTATCGTTAGAAGATGTACAGTCTGTCCTAGCCGGCAGCGACAGTTACAGTGCATCAGAAGTCTTGTCTATTCAAATAACTCGTTTGAAAGAGGATATTCAAGTGCAGCAAACTCTTTTAAGTGAATTAACGAATGCATTGACTTTAATTCAAAACCAGCGATCCTTATCGGTTGAAGAATTAACAAAATTATTGGGAGTGATGAAAATGAATAGAGAAAAATACTTTACGAAAGACCAGCTAGATCAAATGAAAAAGCAATATGAAAGTATGGATAAAGATGAATTGAAAAAGGCTGAACAAAAATTTGATTTGGTCATGGAAAAACTCCGTAACCACATGGAGCAGGGTACGCCCGCAACGGATAAAGATGTTCAAAGTTTGGCGAAGCAATGGCAAGAGCTTACAGGGATGTTTGCACCACAAAATGATCCTGAGTTTATAAAGGCTGCTGAACAGTTTCATGCAGAGAACCCAGGTAACGAATTGCAGCATGGTGTAGATGCAGAAACTTATCAGTATATTAACAAAGCCATGCAATGTAATAAAGACGCATGA
- a CDS encoding flavin reductase family protein — protein MHKTIDPNILYFGTPVVLISTLNEDGSANLAPMSSAWWLNQSCMLGMSSKSQTMLNLQREHECVLNLPSSNLVSSVDRLALLTGRNPVPEAKEEMGYRYEPDKFGTCGLTSGSADLVKAPLVKECPVQLEAQFVKSHSFEEPSSLVATEVKILRVHIEEELLMGGKKNYINPEEWRPLIMNFCEFFSLGSKIHPSRLAKPFMDANYNN, from the coding sequence ATGCATAAAACTATTGATCCGAACATTCTGTATTTTGGAACGCCTGTTGTTCTTATTAGCACATTAAACGAAGACGGATCAGCAAATCTTGCTCCAATGTCTTCTGCTTGGTGGCTTAATCAATCATGTATGCTTGGAATGAGTTCAAAATCACAGACTATGCTGAACTTGCAACGAGAACACGAATGCGTCCTGAACTTACCTTCATCCAATCTTGTTAGTTCTGTTGACCGATTAGCATTGCTTACAGGCAGAAATCCTGTTCCTGAAGCAAAGGAGGAGATGGGGTATCGATATGAACCGGACAAATTTGGCACGTGTGGACTTACATCGGGTTCGGCGGATTTGGTAAAGGCACCTCTTGTTAAAGAATGTCCTGTTCAGTTAGAAGCCCAATTCGTAAAAAGCCATTCTTTTGAAGAGCCTAGTTCTTTGGTAGCTACTGAGGTAAAAATATTACGAGTGCATATTGAAGAGGAACTTCTGATGGGTGGGAAGAAAAACTATATTAATCCCGAGGAATGGAGACCACTTATTATGAATTTTTGTGAGTTCTTCAGTCTAGGTTCTAAGATACATCCTTCTAGATTGGCTAAACCATTTATGGACGCAAATTATAACAACTAA
- a CDS encoding bifunctional transcriptional activator/DNA repair enzyme AdaA translates to MKDQKDMSKATMWKAAISCNATYDGMFFYAVKTTGIFCRPSCKSKVPHRKNVSFFSNAAEAQKAGYRPCKRCRPDLKSKTYDPFQSIIEDTKQIIDNHYSQKMLLDELASMVGVSRFHLNRLFKDRTGDTPRMYLEKVRIKKAKELLLTTTLNCMEIGHQVGYQSNSSFYNAFKRNTDFSPNQFQVRMTVMLR, encoded by the coding sequence ATGAAAGACCAAAAGGATATGTCCAAAGCCACCATGTGGAAAGCAGCTATTTCGTGTAACGCAACATACGATGGCATGTTTTTTTACGCAGTAAAGACAACGGGCATTTTTTGTCGGCCGTCTTGTAAATCTAAAGTTCCTCATAGGAAAAATGTATCGTTCTTTTCGAATGCAGCCGAGGCCCAAAAAGCAGGATATCGTCCTTGTAAGAGATGCCGCCCAGATTTGAAGTCAAAAACATACGATCCGTTCCAATCAATTATAGAGGATACAAAGCAGATTATTGACAATCATTATAGCCAAAAAATGCTACTAGATGAGTTGGCATCAATGGTTGGCGTTAGTCGTTTTCATTTGAATCGCCTTTTTAAGGATAGAACAGGGGATACACCACGTATGTATTTGGAAAAAGTCAGAATTAAAAAAGCAAAAGAACTCCTTCTAACGACTACTCTAAATTGTATGGAGATTGGTCATCAAGTTGGCTATCAAAGTAATTCCAGCTTTTATAACGCGTTTAAGCGAAATACCGACTTTTCGCCAAATCAATTTCAAGTCAGGATGACAGTCATGTTACGTTAA
- a CDS encoding methylated-DNA--[protein]-cysteine S-methyltransferase: MLLYDDCHTRIGCLRFIFKEDGQLVRIMLTDDYWDALMANHKLKRSYELGKSVCRQFKEYIHGNRRQFDVPFTLEGTPFQKQVWETLREIPYGEIRTYSKVAISIGKPKAIRAVGHANAVNPLPILIPCHRVIGKNNKLTGYAGGVDMKRQLLEIEDTKKPGGATVKAFS; encoded by the coding sequence ATGCTTCTATATGATGACTGCCATACAAGAATAGGTTGTCTTCGGTTTATTTTCAAGGAGGATGGTCAACTTGTACGAATTATGTTGACTGATGACTATTGGGACGCTTTGATGGCCAATCATAAGTTGAAAAGAAGTTATGAGCTTGGAAAATCCGTCTGTCGGCAATTCAAAGAGTATATTCATGGAAATCGCAGGCAATTTGATGTTCCTTTTACATTGGAAGGGACCCCGTTCCAAAAACAAGTGTGGGAGACCTTGCGAGAAATTCCTTATGGGGAAATTCGAACTTATTCTAAAGTTGCCATCTCCATAGGGAAACCAAAAGCTATTCGGGCAGTAGGTCATGCCAATGCCGTTAACCCTTTGCCTATCCTCATTCCTTGCCATCGCGTAATTGGTAAAAATAATAAGCTGACTGGTTATGCAGGAGGCGTTGATATGAAAAGACAGTTGCTGGAGATTGAGGATACTAAGAAGCCTGGTGGAGCTACAGTTAAAGCATTTTCCTAA
- a CDS encoding RidA family protein gives MNNKISLIHSENLAQTDYAYASRVPSGMDLLYLAGACPLNKDGEILNLNDYELQAKTCVGNLVEALKECGASLNDVVYTRVLVASQNRSDLVIAWETIRNEFGDHDVPSTLSGVTVLGYKNQLVEIESVAAIEAPLE, from the coding sequence ATGAACAATAAAATATCACTAATTCATTCTGAGAATTTAGCTCAAACTGATTACGCATATGCTAGTCGAGTGCCTTCGGGAATGGATTTACTATACTTAGCAGGGGCTTGTCCACTTAATAAAGACGGAGAAATACTTAATTTAAATGATTATGAACTTCAGGCAAAAACCTGTGTTGGGAATTTGGTAGAAGCATTAAAAGAGTGTGGTGCTTCACTGAATGATGTTGTATACACTAGGGTTCTTGTAGCATCACAAAATCGTTCAGATCTAGTAATTGCATGGGAAACAATAAGGAATGAATTTGGTGACCATGACGTTCCAAGCACCTTATCAGGGGTAACAGTATTAGGATATAAAAATCAACTAGTGGAAATTGAATCTGTAGCAGCAATAGAAGCACCTTTAGAATAG
- a CDS encoding DUF6429 family protein, with translation MKDQIDELTLLLLYLTSFPDDYGLGEAQRSWKGYPFESLNELNDNNYIVGSKRAKSVHLTEDGIKQAQELMKKYNIMD, from the coding sequence ATGAAAGATCAAATTGACGAACTTACATTACTTCTATTGTATTTAACTTCGTTTCCAGATGATTACGGTTTAGGAGAAGCCCAGAGAAGCTGGAAAGGTTATCCTTTTGAGTCATTGAACGAATTGAACGATAATAATTACATTGTTGGAAGCAAACGGGCAAAATCTGTCCATCTAACCGAGGATGGAATTAAACAAGCTCAAGAACTGATGAAAAAATATAATATTATGGATTAG
- a CDS encoding VOC family protein has product MSKGLLHHIELYVSDLKRSIDFWGWFLEELGYSPFQEWESGKSFKMGDTYIVFVQTEERFLDVSYHRCRVGLNHLAFHAESRQHVDDMTRKLKDKGITILYANQHPFAGGDDHYAAYFEDPDRLKVELVAP; this is encoded by the coding sequence TTGTCAAAAGGATTGCTTCACCATATTGAGCTATATGTTTCCGATTTAAAAAGGTCAATAGATTTTTGGGGTTGGTTTCTGGAAGAATTGGGATACAGCCCTTTTCAGGAATGGGAAAGTGGAAAAAGTTTTAAAATGGGGGATACTTACATCGTATTTGTTCAAACAGAAGAACGGTTCCTGGACGTTTCATATCATAGATGTCGAGTAGGTCTAAATCATTTAGCATTTCACGCAGAATCACGCCAGCACGTTGATGATATGACTAGAAAATTAAAAGATAAAGGAATTACTATTCTTTATGCTAATCAGCATCCATTTGCTGGAGGAGATGATCATTACGCTGCTTACTTTGAAGACCCAGACAGATTAAAAGTAGAACTTGTAGCACCTTAA